The sequence taccctgggtgatgctgccttggcaggggggttggactgggtggtttctggaggtcccttccaacctctgatgtacTGTGGTGCTGTGAATTGAGGTATCAAAAGGAactggcacagcctccctgccaaaCGGGAGCCTGTTAGGTTGCTGCAAGTCCCACAGGGATGTTCAGGCTTCATAAACTGAATGATTCTGTTGATGGAGACCTGAAACATGGCTAATTCCCTGTAATTGATGGACTCTCTACTTGTCCCACACAGATCAGTAACATTTCCATCAAGGGGCAGGACTTTGGCGAGTCGGTGTTTGAGCCAGGACTAACCTTCACCCTTGCCCACTTTGACGGCATCCTGGGCTTGGGCTACCCCTCGTTAGCAGTGGGCAATGCCCTGCCTGTCTTTGACAGAATCATGATGCAGCATCTGGTAGAGGAGCCAATCTTCTCTTTCTACCTGAAAAGGTCAGTCTTTCaagtggcactgccagcactaAAAAGCAGCAAATCACTTTTAACTGTTGAGAGGTGTGCAGCTGTATAAATCTTCGATTCCAGGAAGGAATTTCCCCACCCCTCACACCCCTCtcttagttttgttttctttccaattTGACactaaataaaaaaagaaatatggaGTGCAAAGGGAAAGTGGAGCATGGACCTTTGGGCCAGGCAGTTCTTCTTGTTGGAGCTGCTCataaacaaaaggaaagctcccagctcagctccacagTGGAGGTGAACAGCAATGGGATGCTCCACCCAAGCAGCCACATTTCAGAACAGAAATTGTTGTTACTTCATCTGGGCCTGGCTGTAGCTCCACCAGTTTGTCTAATGTTGATTTGGAGCCTGCCCCTCATGCCTGTCTTGGCCATTTGGCAGCCTGCAGTAAGTCTTCTCAGAGGTTGTTTGGATGGTCTGCATTGAGACCAGCAAAGGAGGAgtacagaggagggcagggaagctggggaaggtccTGGAGTAATGTGTttagttttgggcacctcaatacaggagagatgtggaggtgctggagccagggcagaggagggcaaggaagctgggaagggcctggagaagaaatctgatgaggagcaactgaaggagctggggatggttagtgggaaagagaggaggctgaggggagacctcctggctctctacagctccctgcaaggaggttgtagagagcttggtgctgggctctgctcccaggtcagtagtgacagaacaagagggaatggcctcaagctgccactggggaggtttagtctggacattaggaaagcttttttcagggcaagagtggtcaggcattggaatgtgctgggcagggaggtggtggagtccccaagcctggctgtgcttgcaggtggtttggctgtggtgcttggggctgtggtttaggggtgtctgggttggccttggtgatcctgaggctcttttccaacctgaatgtttctgtgtgattctgtgagacatATGCTGTTCTAGTTTGGAAATAATCCCTTTTGGCCACCCATATCTGAATTTAGAAAGGGCTGTGCTTGGTCTTTTGCTTTTGGAGTGTGATCTCATCAGGGTCTGCTGGGACACTTCCACGTCTGCCTTAACCTGTCTTCCGCTTGCAGAGGAGAAGACAACGAGAGCGGTGGCGAGTTACTCCTGGGAGGGATAGACCATTCCCTCTACAAAGGCTCAATTCACTGGGTCCCAGTCACTGAGAAAGGCTACTGGCAAATCCACATGAACAAGTATGTATGCATGGAATTCCTGGTGGGATTGTCCCCAGGTGAAACCTGCAGAGCCAGAAAGCCCTAGCAAAGCAGGACTCAGCTGCAGTGTTTAACCCTTGTGCCtcgcaaggaggaggaggtctgCCAGAATGGGACTGAGGTTTATTAGCTCTTGAAATCTGCTGTGACATGGGCAGCTGGTTTCTGGAAGAGAATGTTAATGTGTTTTAGGATAATACACCAATGGCCAAGCTGACTCCTTGTGGGCTGTTCAGTTAAGTGCTTAAGGCACCCAGGAGCTGAATCCAGCTTTGTGTCCTTCTCTCATCTTTCCTTTTAACCTTGGTCAGAGTAGTTGGTGTCACATCATTCCTCCTTCTGCTACACAAATTGGGGAGGAGACATACCTGTGAGTGAGGACAAATGCATCAGGAGGAGGCAAATGATTAGGGTTGCAGGAGTCCTGAGAGAACAAAGTGAGTCTGCAAACAGAAGCCTTCCTCATGCAGTTTCCTTTTGTTGCCTTGTCTTTTAAAGCAGTTCTTGTCTTCTAAGAGTGGAAAATCCTGGCAGCTGATTTTAGCTTCACAATGTACTGATACTGCAGCTAGTGGTAccctggagagggtccagaggagggccaggaaaatgatcagggggttggaccacctctactatgaggacaggctgaggcacgtgggggtgctcagcctggagaagagaaggtgccagggagacctaatagcagcctgccactacctgaagggggctacaagaaggctgcagagagactgtttgcaaaagcctgcagggacaggaccaggggcagtggcttcaaactagagcagagcagatttagattggatgtgagcaacaagttctgcaccatgagggtggtggaacactggaacaggtttgcccagggaggtggttggggcctcatctctggagatattcaaggtgagcctcaacagggctctgggcaacctgatctagttgaggatgtccctgctgactgcagagggctggatgagctttggagaccccttccaacccagaccattctatgactctgaatGTGTTGCTTCAGTGTGagttgtccctgcctgtggcaggggggctggaactacgtgatccttgaggtcccttccaaccttaacaattctatgactctatggtgtATAGACCTCTTGTTTAAAGGGGCTTTGGTTTTCACTTGCAGCATAAAGATCCAGGGCCGGGTGGCACTGTGCTCCCACGGCTGCGAGGCCATCGTCGACTCCGGCACTTCCCTCATCACTGGGCCCTCTTCACAGGTCAGACGACTGCAGGAGTACATTGGGGCAAGTCCATCACATATTGGAGAGGTAAATGCTATACAGcctagagaggaagagaagctgcTCTTTGGTGCAAAGAGCTTGTTACAGGATGGGgaaatatcaggaaaaaaaaccccaaccaccacaGTTCAGGAAGGTCCCAGAGAAAGCCTTGGTTCCAGGACAGCACAGAACTCAGAGCCATGCTGGGTGTGACCCATGGTCCTCCTGCCCCAGACCTCTTCTCAGATGTCAACCTCCTCATCTGTACTCCTGAGTGCATAAGTGGGAGTGTCAGTGTGAGgaactgctgcccagggaggtggtggagtcaccgtccctggaggtgttcaagaggggacgggacgtggcacttggtgccagggtctagtcatgaggtctgtggtgacaggttggactggatgatctttgaggtctcttccaaccttggtgattctgtgattctggtccCTACTCTTCATCAGAGGTGATTTTCTTTTGGATAAGCAAAGGAAGGTTTCCTTTCAAGGTTTCTGGCTAGAGCCATCAGCTTGCCTAAGCCAGGAAGGGTTaggtgctgctggccagcctTGTCAGCACCaaatgggaagggaaagggaatgtAATTACAGCCTGACAATGGCTCCACTGGCAGAGACCTTTCACTGTCAGTTTGGAGTAGAGCAGGCAAGGTCATGCTGGAGCTCCTGAGAAGGGTGCACAGCTGACTCCTGGAAGATGAACCACAGGGTTGGGGACAGACCTTGCTCTCTTTtattctccctcctgctccttatTCTTTTGTCTCCTTACTGGTTTGGCTCTCTTCCCTGatgagggcaaggaagctggggaaggtcctggagtattgtgtttagttttgggcacctcaatccaagagagatgtggaggtgctggagccagggcagaggagggcaaggaagctgggaagggcctggagaagaaatttgatgaagagcaactgaaggagctggggatggttagtgggaaagagaggaggctgaggggagacctcctggctctctacagctccctgcaaggaggttgtagagagcttggtgctggtctttGCTCCCAGGtgattagtgacagaagaagagggaatggcctcaagctgcccctggggaggttcagactggacattagaaaccttttttcagggcaagagtggtcagggcttggaatgtgctgcccagggaggtggtggagtccccaagcctggctgtgtttgcagggggtttggctgtggtgcttggggctgtggtttaggggtgagccttgcagagtagggctctgggttggccttggtgatcctgaggctcttttccaacctgaatgtttctgtgtgatcctgtgtgacacAGCACAAATTCAGCTTGGCAACTCCAAGCCCCAAGTAGGCAACTCCAAGCCCCAAGTAGGCAGCTCCAAGCCTCAttggcagcattgccaaggcTGACCCTGGGCCTCACTCCTCCACCAGGGAGGTAAGACCCTGCTTGTCCTTCccagggggagaaagggaggaaaaagggaagaaattaaTCTCACAGCCAATTTTATAAGGAAGCAGGagttatgggtatgaaatacaaagATTACACTTTCCAGTACACCTCCTGGACCCCTCTAGCTTCTGGAGGTCTGCACTTGAAGGCAaccagcctcaaactgccacacaTATTAGTGGGTATaaataaaatacacatttcCAGTGCACTTATATTAGTGCCTTAGTGAGTGCATATTAGAGCAATCAGGCCATGGCAGTATGTGttggccaaggggatcctggggtgtattaagaagagtgtgtccagcagagccagggaggttctcctccccctctactctgccctgctgagacctcatcttgagtactgtgctcagttctgggctccccagttcaagagggacagggatctgctggagagggtccatcagagggctaccaggatgattaggggactgcagcactgcctggggaggagaggctgagggacctggggctggaaGTCTGGaaaagacttagaggggatttaataaatgtttatcaatatctgagggctgggggtcaggagggaggggacagggacaggctctgctcacttgctccctgggataggacaaggggcaatggatgtaagctgcagcacaggaggttccacctcaacacaagggggaactgctttactgtaagggtcacagagcactggaacaggctgcccagaggggttgtggagacattcaaggcccctctgtgacctgagctagattgtatggtcctgctctggcaggggggttggactgatgatctctttgggttccttccaacccctgacatcctgtgctCATGCTGTGTTTTTATACTCCAGGGCTGACACAAGAGCACTCAGGCAGCTTTTCAGattctgccaaaaaaaaacctcaaccccaaaccaaacttcATCCTAAAAATAAGCCTCTCTGGGAGTGTTTTTGTAGAAGCCACACAGAGACTTGAGTGTATTGGCTCAGATGTATCCTGGGAAAAGTGGCTGCATTCAGCAGTGATTTTTACCAGAACATTTATCTCTTTCCAGCAAGGATCAATTCCTTATGGACACAGTGGCTAGCGAAATAAATGATGTCCTGCTCCTCATATCCTACAAACCTATCAGACTGCCTTTTTGCAGACCCTTGTTCTCTGTGTCCCATGGTTTATTTTCCTAGGAGTAAGACACCTGATAAATTCAGCCAAGATTCAGGCCTGTGTTTTCATACAGCAGATTTAAGCACAGCAAAGAGGCAGAGTCTTCCTTCTAGGAAGCCTCCAAAAAAAATGACTTCAAACACTACAGTTTACAGCAGAGATCCCTCTGGGGCTTGAAGCATCCTGCAGCACCATTTTAACAGGCCAATTTATTCATGAAATAACTAGAAAGGCCAGGAAATGATCTTCTGAGTTACTGTAAGTGAATGTATTATTTATAGAAATGAATGGCCATGCCAGAGTTTGGTCCTTTGGTGCTTTAAAtcccaccccagagcagaggctgactATAAAGTGCTGTATTCCTCACTGGCTTTACTTAtctatttattttcccccttaaaatgatgatctagtgtgagggggacctgcccatggcagggggcttggagcaaggtgatgcttgaggtcccttccagccctgacaattcagtCATTCTGTGATGTTAACCAGGAGGGAGTGGGGTGAGCTGTTACAGCAAATTGGgcctgggctggaggcaggtCCTTCCACCCAGTCCATGCCAGAGCATCAGAGGGCTTTTACTCAAGAGACATTGCTCACGTGGGTTTACTGGGTCTCAAAATCTCAGTTTTGTTTCAGAGGTGTGCAGGGTGGATGGCAGAGTCCCCCCTGCACCTCGTTCCTCTAGGGCTTTCGGGTGTTCATCATCCCTGAGTCCCTAGGGCTTGGTGCAGTGCTCTGATCTGCGAGGCTGGCTTGAcccagtgcaggagctgcaaagCTGGAGGGCAGTGTTGGGCCATGAGTCAGTCTGATGCTGTTCCTGTGCAGTAAATTCACTACTGCCTCCTGCAAAAGTCTTGAATTCAAAGGgcaataattaaagaaaaagaaagggcagACTGCTGCTGTCTCACTTAGTGCCTTGCACACAGTTTCTTGTAGACTGCAGAAGACTTTCCAGCTTGCCCCACATAAGCTTCACGATCGGGCACCACGAGTACAAGCTGACAGCAGAGCAATACATCATGAAGGTGTGTACCTgtggcctccctgctccccactccctgctccccacgctctgcacctgggctggaaccaTCCTCACTGCcgagacaggctgggggaggaggtgttagaaagcagccctgaggaaaaggacctgggggtgctgatggatgagaagctgcacgtgagcaggcagtgtgagcttgcagcacagaaggccagtggcagcctgggctgccatcCAAAGatatgtggccagcagagccagagaggtgattctgacactgtgctctgctctgctgagacctcacctggagtactgcagccagctctggagtcctcaatacaggaaggacatggagctgatggagagggtccagaggagggccatgaaaatgctcagggggttggaaggacaggctgagggagctgggggtgttcagcctggagaaaagaaggctccagggagacctaagagcatccttccagtacccgaaggtacaagaaggatggagagagactgtttgcaaaggcctgcagggacaggaccaggggcaatggcttcaaactagagcagagcagattgagattggatgttaggaacaagttctttaccatgagggtggtggaacactggaacaggttgcccagggaggtggttggggcctcatctctggagatattcaaggtgaggctggacagggctctgggcaacctgatctagtgggggatgtccctgctgactgtggggaggtcagactggatgccctttggaggtcccttctggcctggaccattctatgattctgtggttccttgctcctcactgcctgagctggggctggagcaggtggtcTCAAGGACTTGTGCTTTCTCTTCCAGGAGTCTATTGAGGACCAAACCTTCTGTGTGAGTGGCTTTCAGTCTCTGGACATCCCCACCCGCTCCGGCCCGCTCTGGATCCTGGGAGATGTCTTCATGTCTGCATTTTACTGCATTTTTGACCGTGGGAACGACAGAGTGGGGTTTGCAAAAGCTGCTCACAGGGAGGACCACTACTGAGTGCTCACAGGATGTATGCTGCCTGTACCTGAGTGTCAGTGCAGTGATCTTCAGCACGAGTGTCAGAAGGGCTTTAGCTGAAGCTCAGGGCCTAAATGCAGTTGTgtggtctctctctctctcggtTTTAGTGGCTTTGGGGTGAGCCTTTCCCCAGGTCATGCAGGTTGGTTCACTTGCTCTATGTTTGCAGCTGAGAAACAGTTTTTGTGTGTCTTTTTTTCTGAACACCACAGCTCTCAGGGTGAAGTGGAAACAGCCCAGCTCTCAGATTTGCAAGAGAGCAGGGGAAAGAGAACTGTTGGgtagtgccaggctgaggagacaGCAGTTATGAGTGGGGGACACCAATCCCCATCTCATCTGCTCCACACAGGcttcttttaaatgttttttccttcttgcatGCTGTTTTCCACCTCATTTCCTGCTGACTTCATTATTTGCCATGGCTGGGGGTTCTGTCCCACCTTGTTTCCTTAGTGCAGCATAAGTTCCCTTCCTACAGACTTGCCTTGGTCACTTTACGTACAGAGTTCAACCAATGCCTGTGGGATGCTTTGCCACTACTGTTCCTGGCacacaacttcctcctcctccttagGCCATCTCTCAAACCTGCTTTTCCCCTTGGGTTCATCTTGCCTGACACTCTTTTTCCTCTTGGGTCTTGCTGTTTACTGCCCATGTCTTAGGTCAGGTGCTGCTTTTAGCATCTGACTCCTCTGTCCTTTAGCGGTGtgggcagctgagagcagcatcTCTTTGCCTTACCAAACCCAGCCCACAATCCTTGCAAAGGGAGCTGCAAAAGGGTTACTGCAGCACCCCTCCACCTCAGGTGAGTTATGAGACCAACACACCAGCACTAACCATCTCCTGCCCTTTGCTCAGCCACTCCTTGGCATCAGTGGCAGCAGCttcagtgctggcagagctgtgaaaCAGTCCCAGGTAGCTGTGCTGATCTGGCAAAAGAAGATTCACCCAAATTATACCCACTGGAGTACTGGtttgtgctgctgaagctgtCACTGCCTCTGGACATGTGAATAAAAGTTAACCAAGCAAAATCCACTTTGGACTTAGCTCTGTTTCAGTTTCATCTTCTACAACaccccagcagtgagcagggacaaccccaactagatcagactgcccaggCCACatcagtctgatcttgaatgtctccagggacagggcctcagccacatccctgggcaacctgttcacaTAAtttccaccactctcactggctgtcttgaatcatctccctctcctccatgtGCTTTAGCATAGATTCTAGGGGGATCTGTTCCAtgctcttcccaggcacagaggtgaggccgTCAGGTTTCCAGGGTCCTCATTCTTACCCTTTGTAAACATGGGTgcagtgttttccttcttccagtctccagggacttcacctggcTGCCAGGACCTTTCAGCTGTTATGGAGAGTGGCTTTGCAACTACCTCAACCAATTCCTTCAGaactctgggatgcatctcatcaggtcccatagATTTCTCTATGTTGAAGTTCCTCATGTGGTTCTGAACATGATCTTCCCTTACACTGGGAGAGACTTTGCCCCCCCTGGCCCACACCTAGTGGCAAAAAAAGTTACTGAGTACCTCAGTAACTCCTCATCTGTTGACAGCAGCTCTCCATTCTCACTCCTCAGAGGGGAAATGATTTCTTTAACCTGTCTTTGCTGGTTGGTGTACCTGTAGAAGtcctttttgttattgtttgtgACCCTTGCCAGTTTCAGCTCTAGctgtgccttggccttcctgacctcatccCTGTGCAACTGGGTGATGTTGCTATACTCCTCCCAGGTTACCTGTCCCTGCTTCCACTCCCTGCATTTCCCTCTTGCTCTTTATCTtgaccagcagctctctgctcagccatgCAAGACTCTTCCCTTCCTTGTCTGATTTCTTCCACGTGGGGGGTCAAGAGCTCTTGTGCTCTAAGGAAAATGTCCTtaaagatcacagaaccactcaggttggaaaagaccctcaggatcacagtctcacagtataaccaagcttggaagagaccccaaggatcatcaagtccaacctgtcccaacagacctcacaactagaccatggcaccaagtgccacgtccaatctccccttgaacaccaagtccaactgataaccaatctgccagctctggctctgctcccctgtCCCCAGGGATCCTTTCCCATGGGGTCCTACTGATGAACTCCTTAAGGAACTAGAATTTTGCCTTCTTAAAATGTAGAGTCCTGAGTCTGCTCCTTGCCTGTCCCATATCCCTTAGGATACAAACTCCACCAGTGCATgaccactgcagcccaggctgccccctgTCTGGACATCACTGATGACTTCACTTGCATTTGTGGCCATCAGGCCCAGTACTGCATTGCCTTGGGCAGGGCTATTTCCTGGCTCAAGAAGTTATCACTAGGGCACTGCAGGAGTCTCCTTGATTGCTTCCAGTTTGCTGGGCTACTTTTCCAGTAGATGTCAAGGTAGTTGAAGCTCCCCAGCAGGACAAGACCCTGCAAGTGTGAAGCCTCCTGTAAGAAGACTTCATCAGTAGGCTTCCCTTGATCAGGTAGCCTGTAGGACAGCAGCCACAAGTTGCCTTTGTTGCCTTTgccctctaattcttacccataaGCTTTAGACCTGTTCATGGCAATTCTTCTGGGACAGTTCTCCACACTCTACCCATTTCCTGACATAGAGGGCAATGCCTCCACCCCTCCTTTCTCACCTGTcccttctgagcagcctgtagccaccaacagccacacTGCAGTCACAGGATTCGTCTCACCATGTGTCACTGATGGCTATCAGGTCATAgctgcacaggagcttccagctgctcctgtttgttgcccctGCTGCATGCATTCATGCAGAggcttcagctgggctctgttTGCTGCAGCACTCTCTTAGCAGAGCTCCCCTTGATTCCCTTGAGGTATTTCATGGGAATTGCTTTGACTGCCTCTAGAGCCCCCAGCTCGCCTCCACTGAATTTTGACTGcactgcagtgtcctcctgtgctgtagtttccatcccctgccccttgtcctatcccagggtgcaactgagcagagcctgtcccctcctgacATGCAGcccccagatatttataaacatttatcaaatcccccctcagtcttcccCCTTTGTCCATATCACTCTTGAAGAACAGAGTGACTGAGCTAGCCTAAGCTTGCAGGGTAGGGATTAACTGTCCTGCCACAGAGAGAAATTCCTCCAGGGCACTAGAGGATCCCAAGGGGAGGACACAGGATATTGGAATTTGTTATTCCCTTCCATATCCTACATCTCCCTATGTAAGGAGCAGACCTTCTGTTCATTTCATGCCTGCCTGTGACAAACaccagggcagctcaccagaggcagagggatggatgcTAGGCAAGGGCTCTCCACttgttgccctgaggcaagccaaggaCAAAGCCCTGGGGCACCTCAAGGCAATCCAGGGGGATTCACCTAAGAGGGTGGcatggccagcccagctgaagtgcctctgtgcaaatgcatgcagcttgggcaacaaacagggtGAATgaagggcactgtgctgctagGATGCTATGACACAGTGGCTATCACTGacacttggtgggatgattcccatgactggaatgtagggatgGATGGGTACAAgcactttaggaaggacaggaggggaggaagtgttgctctctacatcagtgaccagctggaatcagtggaacTCCACCTGGGGAaagatgatgagctggttggaAGCATTGAGGACTAGCAGAGGCTTAGCTGAGGCCTAGTTTGGGGCTTAGCCAGGGTGGGGGCTAAGCCAGGGCTGATTCTGAGTGTGTGTGGATATCCTTTTGCCTTGGTccattttgtgtttggtttacTTTTGTAAATAGTATTTCTGTGTAACCTCCAGTTCTGTGAAGGTTTATTTACTCCTGGGGAGTAAATTCATTCTGTCCCCAGTCCAGAGCTGTTTCAGCTCAAAGCAAGGCACCTATCTGTCTAAACATTGTAATTTGTTTGGTTGTAAACCAAGATGAACAAacattcaacaagaccaagtgcaaggtcctgcagctgggtcagggcagtccCAGGTACTgacataggctgggcagggactggcttgagagcagccaggaggaaaaggacttggggtgctggggcaggagaagctcaacaggagccagcagtgagcacttgcagcccagagagccaagcagagcctgcagcaagagaagtgtggccagcagggtgagggaggtgattcttcccctctgctccactctgctgagaccccacctggagcactgtgtccagttctggagcctctattacaggaagggtctggaggtgctggaaggtgtccagagaagggccacgaggatgagcagagggctggagctgctctgctctgaggacagcctgagggagttggggttgtgcagtctggagaaggctccaaggagacctaattgggaccctcacagtgaaaaaaacttttcctcatatttatgtgaaacttcctcAAACATGAGCTTGCAGAGTTAGAAATcttatctagtgtgaggtgtccctaggTAAACCATGTACATGCTCCAAGGAGCAGAGACcaaggctgaacactcccatgCCCAGCTCATCATCAGTTTTGACTCTTCCATTTTTGGTTCATGAAGTTAAACATTTAACCCTTTTATTCTTGCACTTTGTAGTGGCATAGGCTCAGCACCAGTGGGGCAGGCTCTTGCCATACACAAGCAAGAAGCCTTCCTTTTCAAGTgctcctccaggcagggagtggtggtgggctgaacctctccaggctga is a genomic window of Dryobates pubescens isolate bDryPub1 chromosome Z, bDryPub1.pri, whole genome shotgun sequence containing:
- the LOC104305539 gene encoding cathepsin E-A, which encodes MRVILWAVVSIPFTVALERVPLIRFKSIKRQLKDKGELEEFWRDHQPDVFARRYLPCFPADMALSVGAASEKLYDYMNAQYYGVVSVGTPPQRFTVVFDTGSSNFWVPSAYCISEACRLHQKFKSFLSDSYEHGGEAFSLAYGTGQLLGVAGKDTLQISNISIKGQDFGESVFEPGLTFTLAHFDGILGLGYPSLAVGNALPVFDRIMMQHLVEEPIFSFYLKRGEDNESGGELLLGGIDHSLYKGSIHWVPVTEKGYWQIHMNNIKIQGRVALCSHGCEAIVDSGTSLITGPSSQVRRLQEYIGASPSHIGEFLVDCRRLSSLPHISFTIGHHEYKLTAEQYIMKESIEDQTFCVSGFQSLDIPTRSGPLWILGDVFMSAFYCIFDRGNDRVGFAKAAHREDHY